In one Juglans regia cultivar Chandler chromosome 11, Walnut 2.0, whole genome shotgun sequence genomic region, the following are encoded:
- the LOC108998919 gene encoding uncharacterized protein LOC108998919 isoform X2, producing MEKKKTLRGVQKRKPTKRSKKKLLKKVGDYLRSDSYMFAPLISSQSKTLRSSAERAEVREPIRENKNKSLIEKIGEYLKSDTYMYAPLVDPPRSISPLPTISTQNVTMEDNEPTDWSSDIVGKDQTSKSFLHETSISEEQTFGHGEMVKHMVYKNCHSTSVSGKGKLNSQLRKFIVE from the exons atggagaagaagaaaacgttGCGTGGAGTACAGAAGAGAAAGCCCACTAAGCGTAGCAAGAAAAAGCTGCTCAAGAAAGTAGGAGACTATCTCAGATCGGATTCTTACATGTTTGCTCCTCTCATCTCTTCCCAATCTAAGACTCTTCGTTCTTCTGCTGAAA GAGCGGAAGTGAGAGAACCCATCagagaaaacaagaacaaaagcCTAATCGAGAAGATTGGGGAGTATCTGAAGTCTGATACCTACATGTATGCTCCATTGGTTGATCCTCCTCGATCAATTAGTCCTCTTCCTACAA TTTCAACGCAGAATGTCACCATGGAAGACAATGAACCAACAGATTGGTCATCAGATATAGTAGGGAAGGATCAAACCTCCAAGAGCTTTCTTCACGAAACTAGCATCTCTGAAGAACAAACTTTTGGGCACGGAGAGATGGTGAAGCACATGGTTTACAAAAACTGTCACTCTACATCCGTTTCAG GAAAGGGAAAGCTCAACTCACAGCTGAGGAAGTTCATTGTTGAATGA
- the LOC108998919 gene encoding uncharacterized protein LOC108998919 isoform X1, which produces MEKKKTLRGVQKRKPTKRSKKKLLKKVGDYLRSDSYMFAPLISSQSKTLRSSAERAEVREPIRENKNKSLIEKIGEYLKSDTYMYAPLVDPPRSISPLPTISTQNVTMEDNEPTDWSSDIVGKDQTSKSFLHETSISEEQTFGHGEMVKHMVYKNCHSTSVSGHILYPMTWSVVCPFARNLIS; this is translated from the exons atggagaagaagaaaacgttGCGTGGAGTACAGAAGAGAAAGCCCACTAAGCGTAGCAAGAAAAAGCTGCTCAAGAAAGTAGGAGACTATCTCAGATCGGATTCTTACATGTTTGCTCCTCTCATCTCTTCCCAATCTAAGACTCTTCGTTCTTCTGCTGAAA GAGCGGAAGTGAGAGAACCCATCagagaaaacaagaacaaaagcCTAATCGAGAAGATTGGGGAGTATCTGAAGTCTGATACCTACATGTATGCTCCATTGGTTGATCCTCCTCGATCAATTAGTCCTCTTCCTACAA TTTCAACGCAGAATGTCACCATGGAAGACAATGAACCAACAGATTGGTCATCAGATATAGTAGGGAAGGATCAAACCTCCAAGAGCTTTCTTCACGAAACTAGCATCTCTGAAGAACAAACTTTTGGGCACGGAGAGATGGTGAAGCACATGGTTTACAAAAACTGTCACTCTACATCCGTTTCAGGTCACATTCTTTACCCCATGACATGGTCTGTTGTCTGTCCCTTCGCTCGTAATTTGATTTCTTGA
- the LOC108998919 gene encoding uncharacterized protein LOC108998919 isoform X3 has product MEKKKTLRGVQKRKPTKRSKKKLLKKVGDYLRSDSYMFAPLISSQSKTLRSSAERAEVREPIRENKNKSLIEKIGEYLKSDTYMYAPLVDPPRSISPLPTNKSCDRNHADLLLLTRQKKQFSIKDSTSNVKVISKESIGC; this is encoded by the exons atggagaagaagaaaacgttGCGTGGAGTACAGAAGAGAAAGCCCACTAAGCGTAGCAAGAAAAAGCTGCTCAAGAAAGTAGGAGACTATCTCAGATCGGATTCTTACATGTTTGCTCCTCTCATCTCTTCCCAATCTAAGACTCTTCGTTCTTCTGCTGAAA GAGCGGAAGTGAGAGAACCCATCagagaaaacaagaacaaaagcCTAATCGAGAAGATTGGGGAGTATCTGAAGTCTGATACCTACATGTATGCTCCATTGGTTGATCCTCCTCGATCAATTAGTCCTCTTCCTACAA ACAAGTCATGCGATAGAAATCATGCTGATCTGCTGCTGCTGACTCGTCAGAAGAAGCAATTTTCCATAAAGGACTCCACAAGCAATGTGAAGGTCATTTCTAAGGAGTCCATTGGTTGCTGA